One genomic region from Mytilus trossulus isolate FHL-02 chromosome 9, PNRI_Mtr1.1.1.hap1, whole genome shotgun sequence encodes:
- the LOC134685092 gene encoding CD151 antigen-like → MNHNARGINRRKRDMCGKNFLKVVLYVFNFFFWLTGLAFLALGLYIKFQKHTYISLLGSSTFPLSTYLLLGTGAFIILSGIIGCTGTCIENRCFMVMYALFLLIIFLTEAISGVLAYMYEGTIKEELSRNLNSTMMNNYHYDAVITKAIDDMQKEFECCGATEFENWERSKWIQEMITEDPSKKNRVPDSCCLTVSTNCSTFGNGPSNINPEGCTKALEKNTKDSLILIGGIGLGLCCIQLLGIIFSCCLVRKFKGRKASSYL, encoded by the exons ATGAATCATAACGCTAGAGGaataaataggagaaaaagGGACATGTGTGGGAAAAACTTCCTCAAAGTCGTCCTTTATGTGTTCAACTTTTTCTTTTGG CTGACAGGGTTAGCTTTTCTAGCATTAGGATTATATATCAAGTTCCAGAAGCATACCTATATCAGTCTGCTAGGGAGCAGTACTTTCCCTTTATCAACATACTTGTTACTAGGGACAGGAGCCTTTATTATCCTGTCAGGAATCATTGGCTGTACTGGGACATGTATAGAAAATAGATGTTTTATGGTTATg tatgccttatttttgttgataattttcCTGACAGAAGCAATATCAGGTGTCCTAGCTTATATGTATGAAGGCACA ATAAAAGAAGAATTATCACGAAATTTAAATTCTACAATGATGAATAATTATCATTATGATGCAGTTATCACTAAAGCAATAGATGATATGCAGAAAGAG TTTGAATGCTGTGGTGCAACAGAATTTGAGAACTGGGAGAGATCTAAATGGATACAAGAAATGATAACAGAAGATCCTTCTAAGAAAAACAGAGTACCAGATTCCTGTTGTTTGACTGTTTCTACCAATTGTTCCACATTTGGTAACGGTCCATCAAATATAAATCCAGAG gGTTGTACAAAGGCATTGGAGAAGAATACCAAAGATTCTTTGATTCTAATAGGAGGAATTGGTTTAGGACTTTGTTGTATACAG TTGCTGGGGATTATCTTCTCTTGTTGTTTAGTAAGAAAATTCAAGGGACGAAAAGCCTCAtcatatctttaa